GTTACTTCCTCCGGTTACAAATTATcgctatattttcttttcattaaaatccAAGGAACAAGTTGACACTTCGAAATTTGTTTACAGAACAGCTTAGAATATCCACGTATATATGGTGCGAGCGTTAGCTTATCATACGCTATGTTTCTAAGCGGCAGTTCATTTTACATGCAGTACATTACACATTATGCCCAACGTAGATGAAAGCACATACACCTGAAAAGCTCATTCTCTCAATAAATTCACATATCAGAGATCTATTCTTTCGAGGTGAGATCAAAACTGCTTGTTGGGTGCCAAAATAAACTGTCATTGTGCCATTATATAAAACATGCAATATTGTCGAATTATGGTAAAAAACTCGAATATTTAACATACTTCAATAGTTTACAGTtacataaatattgaaatatagaaGGATTTTTCTTTTAAGAACCCTAAGAAACTTACCCATGGTCCCTTTATTAAGCATTTAGTCAATATTAGAAAGAAGGCAATGCAGACGGTTGAATAATATTTAGCATCTTACAGTTACTTGCCGATTATTAAAACTTGGAGAATTGAAACTTTACAATTATTTTCTATTGCTCTACTATTACTCGCTTCAATATTTACTGTAACTTAAggtcttgtgccttcagtagaaaggaatatttaatataacttaacgtagtatattattttattataatcgaATTGATTAGaatcagtaaaagaataattgttatattcataaattctttatttattcacttttcaAAATAGGTTGCAAAGGAAAAGCAGTAAATATTATGCTTGTAATGGATTCTTCCAGTAGTATTTGGATAGAAGATTATAAAAAACAGCTACAATTTGCCCGTGATTTGGTCGACAATTTCGATATCGGTCAAACCAACTCTCATGTACGTGTTGGTGCTATAACCTTTAGTCGTACGGCTCATTTAGATATACCTTTGGGAAGATATGCGAGCAAAAAGAAATTACAGAATGCTATTCTAAAAATCCCTTATAGAACCGGAGAAACTAACACGGCAGATGCTCTGCATCTCCTAAGAACGGAAATTGAACCAAAGATGAAAGTCTTCACAGCTCCATTTATGGTAATAGTCATCACAGATGGGAAATCACGTGATAGCTGGTCTACTCGATACGAAGCCAGTTTGCTTCATAAACTCGGTGTACATATTTATGCTATTGGTGTCGGTTACTATTATGACTTAAAGGAGCTGAAGTCCATCGCCAGTGATCCTGTCAGAAATATCCAGTTAGTGTCAAGTTACTCAGCATTGGAGAATATTGCAAAACATTTTGGTGTAAAAACATGTGAAGGTGAGTTACACAAACATAATTCTTGAAACTTCAAACTACTCTGCCTATATCCCTGCTTATCATTGTCTCTTTCCCCCATCCCcgattcttcttttcttctctctcctgtTACTAACATTCTTTCTCGCTAACTTCCAATTTGTTTCTCTATTTCCCTTTTTTGCATTTGTTCTCGTCTTTTCTCTctcaattcaaatatatttatgctaAAGTAAGTTTAGAAATCACAAACAACATACCTGAAAGCATTGTAGCAGCATAACTCTGAGGCTAAAGCATTTGCCACTTTACCTAGTAATAAAGGGCTGTTGGGTCCCACATGCAGTACCGTTCATAAGTGTCGTTTACTGTAAACTTGGAACAGTCGACCAAAATCAGTTAGTAGGATTTTATAGATAGAAACTGTACGGAAGACTGTCTTAACATCTGATGAGATGGATGTGTCCTACGCACCCACGAAACTTATTAAATATATGCTAGGCACGGCTGTGTAGTtatgaagctcactttgcaaccacatgcttTCGAGTTCAGTCTCAGTACCGGAtcccttgggtaagtatcttcaactatagtccCTGGtcgaccaatggcttgtgagtgaatttgagagACGGAAACCcgccgtacacacacacgcgcacacacacacacacacacacacacacacacacacacacacacacacacacacacacgcgcgcacacacacacacatttatatgtatgatgtacgtatgtatatatgcatgaatgtgtgtctttgttggCTTGTTTACCTCCTTATAATTTAGagtttcggcaaaatagaccgatagaatcactactaccagatttaaaaagtaagtcctggggttgatacgaccgactaaaatatatttgaagaggGTGtttcaacatggccgcagttcaaagactgaaacaaatgaaaaacgaaaaggaataaaagaatgaataatatCCAGACATTGACTTTCAgtaatacatatctaaatattctctaatcaaaacattttattgctgaaatgaaatgttttcgtgagaaaaaataaataagagtaaTACAGTTCTCAATACTCTGTTATTCACCAAGttgttttttcttgatttttcatTGTAtcaaatttacataatttacgTCAATAATGCTGCTGAGAAAACTgtcactcattctcattttcaCTTTCCTCTTAATCCGATGTCTTGGTGCTTGTATCACTTTTCATTGtcaatgaaaatgtttaatttttaataggttaagtgttattaatttttaaaataaaatataaccgtCAACGCTCTTTTATGTTTCTTTGGCTTACAAACTATATTTTTTATCGTTTACCTATTGTTTACAGATATTACAACTCCGccaccaactacaacaactacgACTCCGAAACCGACAACAACGCCTACGACTCCGAAACCGACAACAACTACGACTCCAAAACcaacaacgactactactactccaaaaccaacaacgactactactactccaaaaccaacaacgactactactactccGAAACCAACGACTACTACACCAAAACCAACGACAACAAAAATTCCACGTCTGCAAAGAGACGACCAGAGTAAGTAGCTCACTTTAAAGCACTACCTCCATAAAGAACTACAGAGCTTTCCAGACATTCTACATTAGCTCAACTTTTTAAAGTAAGGCAGGGAGGGGGTAGAAGCATTACTGCtcccgacaaaatgcttagtggtgtttcgtccgtctttacgttctgagttcaaatgccgcttgggtcgactttgcctttcatcctttctatgtcgataaaataagtaacagttgggtacttgggtcgatgtaatcgacttatttcctAGCCCAAAATTACTTGCCTTAaggccaacatttgaaaccaatatacttttttaaaatatagcTTTTTACGTCGCCTCTCACAAGTCACGTGTCTCAAAATATTCACAGAGTCGTCTGCTATGAAAATATACTTCACAGTCCTATATTCATGAAATTCGGACAGATTTGACTTAGTTTTGCAACACACATAGAGACAATCTGTAACACATTAAGGATCTTTGCCTTTTGATCggcaggtcgataaattaatgtttttaaaCTAAGCACCttcaaacttcggatactggtagaatgtgttaaatagaacatcttttactcttagcgttgttgagaaaagtttgtattttcgaagttatttcgtgttaaagttgtcgtatttcggtaatttcaaccaatcaatgatgtgtattcagctgaataaaattattacTCTTGTTTGTCAACAATAACTATCGGCgctgtatatttcgtttgtcactgttatgatatcgttcgtgtgtttgtactggttttagctttagggttttagagttagtgttttagggttagggttttagggttaaggttagggttttagggttagggttaagcttttagggttagggctagggttagggttttagggttagggttagggttttcgggttagggttagggttagggttacggaaaaaagtgaaaaatggagAAATTGGGAGGGGTAAAGGGGTgggcaaaaaatttcaaaattccgatttttggcaattttccggaatctccgtatccgaaaagctgggtttttggcaaaaaaaaaaaaaaaaaatttaagaaaacaataatttgcgagaaaatggtggttgtggtggtgcggGCGGACGGGAGGAGgtctttccgaaaatagtagctgaaaaacaggaaagaagagctaaaagcagtagaaatgtaCGAACGATTGTGGTGGTGCCATGAACTAAACGTgtttcagatacactcgtttaatcatacgaacgtaactgagatgaaatgtgtcatgaataacagtgacaaacgaaatatacaccgccggaagttgttgttgacaaacaacagcagtaactttattcagctcaatagacgtcattgattggttgaaattaccgaaatacaacgctaagagtaaaagatgttctatatgacacattctaccaatatccgaagtttgaaagtttttagctaaaaaaaaaaaaaattattgacctgccaatcaaaaggaaaagatcccacattaaaagcacacaaCACACAGTTTGAAAACCTCTTCACAAAGAAAACATAAACTGAAGTTATGAATTTATGTTGCTTTTTCTCTCTAGTGATATTCCTTCTAGAAAGAAcaccatcttttatcttttgaattttacttgttccagggtttagtcgaataaattgactctagtatttatttttaattctggtacttattctgtcagttctgttttgccgaagcgctaagtaacggggacgtaaacaaaccaacaccggttgtaaatCAGTGGTGGAaatcaaacacaagcacataagcgcactcaacacacattcttatacgtgtatatgtatgttcgtttTCCAcgctgtttccatctaccaaattcatttacaaggctgTTGTAGAGCACACTCGTTCAAGGTGCCGTAttgtgagattgaacccgaaactatgtgttTGCAAAGGGAGCTCCTTAACCATACAACATGCTTAATATTGAAGAATCTATCACTGTTATTATCTCAGTGGAGTGAGATGGAGTGACATACATTAAGACACTGGATTAAATTTCCTGTAGAATTTAGTTTCTCTCCCTTCTGTCACTTCTAAGTTTAATGAATTAGTAATCGTATACTGAGTACCTTTCACCTTTCCTTTGTGGCAATGTAGAAGGCCTTTAATTAGaaaccatgtaatttatgcatgggTGGACAATGAACATGCATTGCAATAGCAAAATTAGAATtaaggaatatacatacatatacatggtagaaaaaaattttggagggaaatacgaattcacttgtctatataaatgtggatatgctgattAGCTTTTATATATTCCGATGACGCTTGGTCGGAAATATAAGGGGTAAGTTTACCTAGCATATCTAGatttatttatctgaatattatgtcgatgaaggaaatgaatcttatgattctaatccagaaacgtacgtctataattaaccgaagactgatttcattatttttcttctttctttttgccatatgtgatttgcaaatattgttgtctgtggagacatatttttgtagaaaaaggaaatagtagtcctttggctgctatttctaaaattttcggtatgtggttaagcaacttgttcCAAAactcttattgttataattatatactcttttactcttttacttgtttcagtcatttgactgcggccatgctggagcaccgcctttagtcgagcaaatcgaccccgggacttattctttgtaagcccagtacttattctatcggtctctttttgccgaaccgctaagtgacggggacgtaaacacaccagcataataaatatagaatttatttcaatatatatataataatttctaacatagataTAAGTACAGATATTTATAATGGATGACAAATGAGATTATGCGTTGTTTGTATCAAAATCGACGTTTATACATGTTGCGAACTCAGattgcaatgctagggggacaaacacagacacacaaacacatacacacacacacatatacatatatacaacaggcttctttcagtttccgtctaccaaatccactcacaaggcattggtcgacccggggctatagcagaagacacttgctcaagatgccacgcagtggaactgaacctggaaccatgtggttggtagacaagctacttaccacacagccactcctgcgcttatatatatatatatatatatatatatatatatatatatatataatatatatatatattttgaaaatgcaattttaaaatatgtttatttactttaccggtttcacttttttagaaaaagattgtcaaaaataACATgttggagtcagtgtcagttacgTGATATATACGAGTTCGAGTTACCGGTAAGGATAGACGTTTCAAAGTCATTGTCATGcggagctatcagcgatagaACGATAGACGAGTCAAGGATGATACGACGCGGAATACTGCCACAGCATAATAATGGcgacaagaatattacagtgccgACAATAACATACAAGTGAACGAGGATCTCACATCATAACaatacactgcacacacacaatttaaatacacatacacacacacaatttaaatacacatacacacacacaatttaaataACGGGATCTTTCTGTTTAAGGAAAGGCATCATATATTTTTGTAGTTGAAGATTACAACTTGCAACACTGTTTCGAATCTCGGAAGAAGCTCATTAGAAGCCATGTTAAGAAGTGAATAAGATAGTAAGAAAGATGGTAgaacaaataaaaatagcaaaaacccagcaaaaaaaattgaagaaaatatattaaaaataaaggtaGCAACACAGGAATGTAACGAAAGTTTTAAAGTAGTTCGGGTTAGAATTCGAATTAGAAATGAAGCCGCTAACCAATACAGAGTCTAAAAACAGAGTAgatgaagttaaattttaaatttttagacttgggtgtgtggtaagaagtttacttggctgtgtggtaagaagaaaagcagagggtcggcgggcgccttctgtcttctcccatcttTATCATTTTTGGATCATAATCATTCGCCTCATCaatgtctatgtccagcccgcaaggCTACCTTATCTATGTGCTACCTacatggcaaatttaatgaataaaagaagtttacttcccatctACATGGTTTCGTGCTTCAGAACCACTATGTAACATCTTGGGCAACccgaaaaaagcccgtcgtaaatatctgtatgtatgtatgtatgtatgtatgtatgtttgtctgtgtgtgtgtgtgtgtgtgtgtgtgtgtgtgtgtgtgtgtgcctttgtgtctgtgtttgtctcccaccagcgcatgacaaccagtgtgtgtatatgtccccgtaacttagcggttcggcctaagtttttggtagaataagtaccaagctttaaaaatcaATTAAGAACCGATGTagtttcgactaaaattcttcgatgcggtgccctagcatggccacagtctgaaacacgtaaaaataaaaaaaagattaaaagtgaaagtatgcttTACATAACGAATAGTTACTAAACATACAAGGGGACGCAACTTAAACTGCAAATATtccataataaatgaaaaaaacgtTGCGAAGCTATCCAGATGGTATGTAAAATGTTGGCATAATGCATAATTGACAATGCTTGAAAATTGATTTTCAACATGTTATAAgagaaaaatctaaaaatatacaattagtaAATAATTTGTACTTGAGAGGGcacattattaatatataggtGTATTTACTATCTAGGAATTAGAAAATAGTTAGGCATTTGATTTAGGGATGAAATAATGCAGTGTGAAGGATTAAAGCAATAGACATTTATTGATGTGATTTTGGGGCAATGGGAATGAGTTCAGTATGAGGATGTCAAGGGATGCAGGTAAAATTTAAGGCAAAATATTATACAGAAAATACaatagcaatgtgtgtgtgtgtgtgtgtaggcactttatttattggttagggtgttgtcCTCTTGCTCGTAGGATTATGGTTCCGATTGCAGGAGAAAGggatgcattgtgtttttgagcactTTATTGTACCTTTTACTACTCGTTACTCTCGAACACTTTAAACTTAGCTGGTAAAAATGAACAATCTTGCGACAGACGACGGATAACGTCCCGTCCAGTGgggaaatatatacgcacacgaatCCAGGAAAGCGGTCTTATGAGCCCATGGGGAGGAATTATGATcccttttcacacacatacacacacacacactatacccGACATTCCCCATACCCCACACTTTACAtcccacatacattcacatatatacgacaggtttctttcagtttccatttagcaAAGCTTTGGTGGTCCGCCCAGGTTTCATAGAATACCTTTGCCCAGTGTTCCacatgcaatgggactaaactcgaaaccatgtgattggggagCAACATttctatacacacgcgcgcgcgcataagaCCTAATGCTTATATTGATCAGAACCTTTGATAATTTTCTTGTAATTACGAAGAGAGATTCCTATAGTTACAACATTGTTAAAAAGCGCGTCATAAAAATGCATGTGGTTGAAagataaagggagataattcagtaacactataaagaaaaatataaatattttttttatcaaatgaaatatttcttttatttttagaatgttattttatgtgtaaaagcattgataaaatagatagatattctgtgagctaaatatttacatttcattaGATTTTAAATTACTGATTTTAATTTGGAATATTTTACTCATTCAAGTAAAATTCCAAAAATTAATATGAAGAATGtaggaaaaaatattattacagaATGTAAGCGATTTACTAACCTCTGAGTTTTAGCACAAAATCAACTTTCTTCCtccatattttattgaaaaaaaaatactgttttaAGTATGTGTTTTGTTTAGTTGAATTAAATACGAAGAAGACGCTAAACTAATCATGCTCTGTATCTTAATTtcctaaaattatttttaaaatttatttcaggcGCTATATCTTTTGGATATGATCTTTTATCAATGGGAGCCTATCGAGCCAATATGGTCACGAGGTTCATCAATACCCTTCTTCCGCACACTGGTTATGGCAACTTTGCAGTTGTTACCTATGCCCATTGTCCTACAAGCTTCAATGTTCCTATCACATCATTGTTAAATAAATCGGACGCAGATATAGGCCATAGTATCAAATTAAATGTTCCTGGATTGGCAGATGTTGTGCACCAGATTGGAAACGAACTATACAAAGAAAGTAATATCAACAAAACTAAAACTGctgttttatttattgatccaATGGTATCAGTTATAACACCTGGTGTAGTGAGTGAAACTGAAAAACTTAAACAGAAAGGGGCAAAAGTATTTCTAATAAGCGTCGGACGTAAAGAATGGCAAAACAAACTACTTGTGCGCTCTTTGAGCAGTCAACCGTATCATAGGTATACTTACAGTGCACCAAATTACAACCGATTAGTACAGAGAGCTGAATATCGACCTTTccaatacagaaaaatgtgtaaaggCTATAGGTTATAGTCTTGTTTCGTAACGACTGCAGGATCAGTCAAGAGAACTTCTTCCATTTAcattattttagtaaattattgcttatgtaaatatacaatttatatttaaaacatgaTTTCTTCATCGGCACCTGCAtctacatcttcatatacatttTTGTCATCATTCATTCTTCTTATATTCCTTTTTATGACATTGTCTGACGAGTATTGCAGAGAAACTAACTTCTTTCAGGAAATGTATTAATTCtaattaactgaaataaataattttaggtTGTTCTTTACGAAGACACCTAATCTGTTGCTGGCAGCAGTTCTTTTCCAAGTCTTTTCGAGCCataatgtaaaaatgtatacgaatTTTGCTTCATTATGAAAGATAGGTAAGTTATCTGAAATCTGAGTTCGCAACATGTATAAACGTCGATTTTGATACAAACAACGCATAATCTCATTTGTCATCCATTATAAATATCTGTACTTATatctatgtaagaaattattatatatattgaaataaattctatatttattattacataataCAGTTTTGTCTCAAAGTTTATTATTAATCTTCCTTCTTTTCACACTCACTCAACACTGATACATCCCTAACTCTTTACAGCAACTTGCTTTATTCCCTATAAGTATCCttgactgacacacagacactccaATCACATTTGATCTCTTTTTCATCTCCGAACCCAATGTCTACAAGTCCATAACAGTCTCTGCACCTATGGAGTGTTCTCATCACTGTCTTACCACGACTACACAACCACGTATATGACAAGGCCTCCCCTATGAATCCTCTAATATTTCAAGTTATGCGGAACTCAGTCAGTTTTATGCAATCTCTGACAGCACGTGCTACATTTTCGAGCTATTAAGCCTTTGACTAAAACAGGCATTTGACAGAAAGAACCGTCTCAGACAAGTCTCTTCACATCACACACAGGAAAAACTACATGCCCTGTATCCCTTGAATGGTTTATTCATAGTTATCACTTGAATGGTTTATTCAAAACTCATACTGAAGACAAACGTCCGGAGAAATTCACGCATCCTTTAAAACTGAATGGTGCTTACCCAAGATCTTAACTCTTGCAAAATCAGTTTCCGAATCGCAAAAGATACCTCCGTATATCATGCAGTCTTTCAGCTCCCCCATCTCCCAAATTGCAAGTGATCCTTCTGATTCCTCGTCAAAAGCATTACAATTAAACTTTCAGTTTGCTCTTTCCTTTCCACTTCTCTACTATGACGGTTTTGTGAGTAGTACTCCTGTACGTAAAGCATCTATCTTCGCCATCGCTTTGCAACCAGCTCCACACTATTCGGTGAATATTTTCGAAAATACCCACTTCCATCAAACCAGATTTATTACTTTGAATATATTCCTGCTAAGCGCATTCAATAGTTTGAATACATATGTACCATGCGCAAAAGTACCTCCGGTTACTTCAGATTATTAAGGTTACTGACCTgaacttaaattataaaattataaaaactacCTGTCTGTGAGCTACCCTCTTCTCTTATCTCTTGGGTCAATAGTTTCCTATTGCAGAGCCTTTTCTGATAGAGTGCTCTCTATCTCTGATGTACCCGAGTTCAGTTCTGTCCTCACACTCTTCCTTCTTTATATCAATGATCTTGCTGTTCTAGCCAAAAACACCCACAAATACGCACGTGTTACCGTCCTCTCTACTTAAGCGTCATTCATATGAAACCTGGACAACACTTAGCAAACCTGAACAGAGGCCTCGAAAGCCTCCGCCTGTAGAGATATGATAGTTTTGTGTCTTTCAAGGATAGTTCACATCAAGAAAAATAACCACGCCTCACATTCTAGACAGCAGTCACACGTATCTAAAGTAATAGAGATCAGTCCAAATGCTAGGCTGCACTATCACTTACGCTCTGCCATGACAGGTGCATATCCTTAACGTAACTAGCAAAATTGGCCTTTTATTTCAGAGGCAGAAAATACTTTATTCCCTAACAATTACTGACCGACTGCAAAACTCAAGGTAAGATCGCATAGTTACAGCTAGAAAGCGAGTTGTACAACGAGGAAAAATTCTCcttaatatataagtatttatttgtatttacttttttttttgtattttaatataatcaatatatcgGAGCCCCCAAACTACCGGgttcgacttcgtctttcattttTCCGAGGTCGctaaaataaattatcagttaAGTACTGTAGGCGGTATTATCGACTACATTCATCGATGTTTCAGAGTTCTATATTTTCAACGTACATATTTGCAGtctgataaatgaattatctccattttttacatatgtatatatatacctgtgtgcctgtgtgtgtttgtatgtgtgtgtttgtatgtgtgtgtttgtatgtgtgtgtgtgtgtgtgtgtatgtgtgtgtgtatctatgattgttccccaccaccacacttaataaccggtgttgatgtgtttacgtgtccataacttagcgggttggcaaaagagaccactacAATAAGTGCCAAGCTtgaaataataagtactagggtcgatccgTTCGAATAAAAATTctccaagcatggccgcagtataactgaagcaggtaaaagataaaagataaaagtaaagtcAGCCTAGATTGGGAACATGACTTCTTTGCTCCTGTGATTAGTTTGTTTCTGCTTCGTATTCAAGATTTGGTTGATATGTGGAATATTCTTGCGATCTACTCGAGGTTTCTGACGATTCctagatttttattttgattgacaAGAGAGAACTGAATCCAGATTCATACAAGTTACGTTATGACAAATAAAATGAAGACATAAAATCTTGGAAATATATCCAATGTTGGAAATCAAGAGCTTGACTTTTTGCAAGTAAATAAGCTCTTTCTTCAGTTCATCATTATCTGACATTTTCTCCAAATAGTAGATATATGGGTTCATAATAAATTTTGCTGAAATCTCCAGGTTGTCAGCACTAAAAATCCGTCAAACAGTTTTGACATCATTTCCAAATGAGTCATATACTTTGTAGGAGTTATAGATCCAGCAGCGTCAATCGGCCACGAGTACGGCATCCTTCTGGCAACAGGATAAAGCAACGAGCACGGGCCCCTCTCTTTCTATTCTTCGACaccaaataaattttctttaaagcTATTCAACTTTCTTAAGCCTTTACTTTAACCTTTTTTTAAAGAGGAATAATCAGGGCAttaatataaagagaaaatatcagCCACGTAAATTAATATTTAGGTGAATTCCTGTGATTTCAATTACACAGCTCGATCACAGTCACACCTCTCCAGAAAAAAACCCCTTAATTTCTCCCTGTAGTTCAAAGAGGCGACCTAGAAGTTTTCTTTATGACAACCAATGAACTTtagtgtggaaaaaaaaaacgaatgcaCACTTCCCAGatcttaaaatgtt
This DNA window, taken from Octopus sinensis linkage group LG4, ASM634580v1, whole genome shotgun sequence, encodes the following:
- the LOC115211071 gene encoding collagen alpha-1(XXVIII) chain-like isoform X1, which encodes MLCQTIVVFCLMLVSAFSMPMKRCKGKAVNIMLVMDSSSSIWIEDYKKQLQFARDLVDNFDIGQTNSHVRVGAITFSRTAHLDIPLGRYASKKKLQNAILKIPYRTGETNTADALHLLRTEIEPKMKVFTAPFMVIVITDGKSRDSWSTRYEASLLHKLGVHIYAIGVGYYYDLKELKSIASDPVRNIQLVSSYSALENIAKHFGVKTCEDITTPPPTTTTTTPKPTTTPTTPKPTTTTTPKPTTTTTTPKPTTTTTTPKPTTTTTTPKPTTTTPKPTTTKIPRLQRDDQSAISFGYDLLSMGAYRANMVTRFINTLLPHTGYGNFAVVTYAHCPTSFNVPITSLLNKSDADIGHSIKLNVPGLADVVHQIGNELYKESNINKTKTAVLFIDPMVSVITPGVVSETEKLKQKGAKVFLISVGRKEWQNKLLVRSLSSQPYHRYTYSAPNYNRLVQRAEYRPFQYRKMCKGYRL
- the LOC115211071 gene encoding collagen alpha-1(XXVIII) chain-like isoform X2 — its product is MLCQTIVVFCLMLVSAFSMPMKRCKGKAVNIMLVMDSSSSIWIEDYKKQLQFARDLVDNFDIGQTNSHVRVGAITFSRTAHLDIPLGRYASKKKLQNAILKIPYRTGETNTADALHLLRTEIEPKMKVFTAPFMVIVITDGKSRDSWSTRYEASLLHKLGVHIYAIGVGYYYDLKELKSIASDPVRNIQLVSSYSALENIAKHFGVKTCEDITTPPPTTTTTTPKPTTTPTTPKPTTTTTTPKPTTTTTTPKPTTTTPKPTTTKIPRLQRDDQSAISFGYDLLSMGAYRANMVTRFINTLLPHTGYGNFAVVTYAHCPTSFNVPITSLLNKSDADIGHSIKLNVPGLADVVHQIGNELYKESNINKTKTAVLFIDPMVSVITPGVVSETEKLKQKGAKVFLISVGRKEWQNKLLVRSLSSQPYHRYTYSAPNYNRLVQRAEYRPFQYRKMCKGYRL
- the LOC115211071 gene encoding collagen alpha-1(XXVIII) chain-like isoform X3 — its product is MLCQTIVVFCLMLVSAFSMPMKRCKGKAVNIMLVMDSSSSIWIEDYKKQLQFARDLVDNFDIGQTNSHVRVGAITFSRTAHLDIPLGRYASKKKLQNAILKIPYRTGETNTADALHLLRTEIEPKMKVFTAPFMVIVITDGKSRDSWSTRYEASLLHKLGVHIYAIGVGYYYDLKELKSIASDPVRNIQLVSSYSALENIAKHFGVKTCEDITTPPPTTTTTTPKPTTTPTTPKPTTTTTTPKPTTTTTTPKPTTTTPKPTTTKIPRLQRDDQSAISFGYDLLSMGAYRANMVTRFINTLLPHTGYGNFAVVTYAHCPTSFNVPITSLLNKSDADIGHSIKLNVPGLADVVHQIGNELYKESNINKTKTAVLFIDPMVSVITPGVVSETEKLKQKGAKVFLISVGRKEWQNKLLVRSLSSQPYHRYTYSAPNYNRLVQRAEYRPFQYRKMCKGYRL
- the LOC115211071 gene encoding uncharacterized protein LOC115211071 isoform X4; amino-acid sequence: MLCQTIVVFCLMLVSAFSMPMKRCKGKAVNIMLVMDSSSSIWIEDYKKQLQFARDLVDNFDIGQTNSHVRVGAITFSRTAHLDIPLGRYASKKKLQNAILKIPYRTGETNTADALHLLRTEIEPKMKVFTAPFMVIVITDGKSRDSWSTRYEASLLHKLGVHIYAIGVGYYYDLKELKSIASDPVRNIQLVSSYSALENIAKHFGVKTCEDITTPPPTTTTTTPKPTTTPTTPKPTTTKIPRLQRDDQSAISFGYDLLSMGAYRANMVTRFINTLLPHTGYGNFAVVTYAHCPTSFNVPITSLLNKSDADIGHSIKLNVPGLADVVHQIGNELYKESNINKTKTAVLFIDPMVSVITPGVVSETEKLKQKGAKVFLISVGRKEWQNKLLVRSLSSQPYHRYTYSAPNYNRLVQRAEYRPFQYRKMCKGYRL